GCACCCGCAATGTATTTTCACACCGCCTCGGTTCCAGACAACTCTTATAACTGCGGCGGGTTCTCGAACAACAAATTTGCTGCTCGTTCAATGCTTCGCTTTGCCTTGAAGAAGGCTACTTTACACTGCTCTCGTGTGAAACCTAGCTGCATCAATTGTTcaatcttttcctcttccacctCCGTAGGAACACGGTCCAAATAGCGTTGCGTCTCACTACCATCTTCATCCTGCTGCTCAACAACAGCTTCATCATCCAAGTCACTTGCTGCTGCCAAAAACTGTGACATTACTTCCTCTAACATTTCTTCGTCAAattcttcatcctcttccGTTGTCATCACGCCCTCTTCTCTGTcccgctgcagctcctcaAAAAAGTTGTCATTACAGACAAGGTCGAGAAAGGCCTGGCGGTTTTTGGCTATGAGTTCCAAAAGCACCGGATCGTCCGCACTAATTTGCCGTAACACCCCTTCCGGGTCGGCGAGAAAACGCTGCCGCATCTCAATGAGGTTTGGAACCTCGAAGAGGCGTGCGAGCATTGCCTCCTGaccatcgtcatcatcatcatcatcatcacttccATCACTTCCATCATTCTCATCAAACTCACTTTCCTCGTCCCCATCGGCTTCTTCCGTCCCGCTCTTCTCAACGCCAGTGACGGCTTCAGAATTCCCTTCCATAGTTCCTGCTGTGGTTGGTGGGGGCGGTACTGCAGATCCATTTTCCTTTGATTTCCCGCTCCCGCTCCCACTCTCCTCTCGCTCATGCTTCGCTACCACCGTAATGGTGTCACCATCCTGAATACCAATATTGCGCAGTAAACGTTTATCGTCATTGAGGTCGAAAGTGGCATGCTGCAAGCGAAAACTACCTAATGGAAGGCGGAAGTTTATTGCGATGACGGTGCGCAAGTTGTTGAGTGTTGCTTCGGGGTTGGAAATTGTGAGTTCCTTCGTGTTATTACCCGACCCCCCACCACCGAGTTTCGCTATCAGCTTCATTGGTTTATTGGTTGCGCGCACACGGGCACGCTTTACCGCTCCTCTACTAAACGGAATTAtattcaaacacaaaaaggaaaggaagagaaaggaaagaaaaggaaagggaggcaaaaacaaagaaaaattgtaTGGTAAGCCTTGGCATACACCCACAGTAGTGACACACCGCCTGAAGACGATAGAAAGAATTGCGCGGGGAGGTGGTAGAGAATTGACAGACTGACAAACGggtgaaaaatggaaaaaatgaacaaacagGGTCTACAGCGAGAGGAACGTATAATACCAGCGTGtgatgaggagggaaaagagggaaaataaagcagCACAAGGTAAACGCGTGCACACAAACCTCTCtaaaagaggagggatgAATCTGTTAATGGAGTGAGTTTGATTCCGTGCCATTTCAACGTacaagacacacacacacacatatatatatatatatatatatattaaacgTGCTTGCCTTCTGAAGCTGGGACCATGTGCTTCACTCCGCCAAGAGGCGACATCAAACTCGTCAGCCTAACGAATGCGTGCAAAATCCGCGTCTGTAGAGCCGAAGGGACAGTGGCCACTGCCCGGTAAGGCCCATACGCTGTTTGGCAGCGCACTTCCAGTCCACACGGCTACATGAGAATTAATGCGAAGCAACTCCTCCATTGCCCACGAGGGATCCGTCAGCGGTGGGCAACTGCGCACAAATTGCGCCGCCAACGGCACGTCGTCATCGTCATAAACCGCACACACGTCAAATTCACTGCATGTGCCGGTGGTGCTGCCGCTCCGCGtgcccctttcctttttgtcattttcatcAGAATGTGAAGCCTCCGACTGCCTGATAttcttcattccttcctGTTGGGCGTGCAGTAATTGCATTTCTTGCAGCAACTCCGTCCGAATGCGGATATCGGAGGGATTATTGCTggacatggcaacaccaaactATATCGCGAACGCACGACTGTTTCCTGAACTTTTGAAACTTGTAAGCAGCAAGGCAAAGGCGCGTGTTTTCAAAGCGTTACATTTTTAACACACCAAATAGAAGAGGGGAGAAATCAACAGAGGAAGGAACAAACGGCCATGCACAAAAGAtagaaaagagcaaaaggTCGCAATCCAATTAAAAACCGATCTCTCGTGAAGTGGCACCGGAATTAAACTCGATTCACCACTGCGACGAAAATACGATAATCCTTCGCAAAAGTTAGGTCAAATTTCACATCTCCCATAACCGTTAATACGTAAAAGTCACTTCATTCCTCTTTCAATTGCACGACCCGCACAACCGCGCCGATCACATTATGTGACGGCAATGCCGCCGACAGCGAGGCAAAATCCGTAACCGAATCACTATTCATTCATTTCGCTCACACAAGCATATATACAGCAgagcgaaaaaagaaaaaaggaattaacaaaaaaaaacggaagcagagaaaagcaacaaaacgtAGAGGGAAGTGCAaaagcagaagcaaaaaaaaacctcagCTGTACGGGACGGCCGGCGGACcatctttcattttccataCGTCAAATAAAGAGGCAATgatcaaacaaataaagtgtagcaaaaatgcaaacacGCACATTCacaagttgaaaaaaaaaacactgaaaCCACAATCCGGAATTGTGGCAGGCCGTTCCCGGACGGCTCACTTCacatgggggaaaaaaagagaaacgaaTTAAAGTTAATTAGAATAAATTGAAGGATAGacatatacatgcatatgTTTAAAGATATTTGCTCATGACTAGGCATGGAACCCGAATTATTACCACATCTACAACACACACCGACAGCGTTCCTGCgtatatttattgtttttttttattacgcCACTCGGAGGTAATCAACTTATTTGGTGTATCCacatcttttcccccttgctGTTTAGGCTCGTGTCTGTGCGCACTAAGGCAATTGTTTTTCCtcagacatatatatatatatatattcttttggCGATGGCAGCCCTCTCTGCCCGCTTCACTCGCACCATacatctcaaaaaaaaaagggggggggcagGGGTGCACCCCGGTTCGTTACATGTTTAAAGGCTTGCATTTCCATTGCGGTCTTTTGTTAGTGACGGTACCGCTTTGCGCGGTTCCGGTAATGCTCGGGGCAACGGGGAGGACGCGAAAGTTCCAACGTTTGTGGTCCGCTCGCCCAGCAGTACCGCATTGGTATCATTCCCCCATAAACCGTTCCCCCGCAGCTGGCAATTCCCCAAACCAGTGCCGACACAAGGAATACTGATGGGAGCCGCTTGAGTGGGCAACAGTACAGAAGTGTTTggacctttcttttccattgaAGCCTTGGGGGATGAGGCCCATGAGCCCTTGAAGGGAGGTACTTTGCTTACGGGTGTGTGAACTTTCTCATTTGTAGGGCTGGCGGTGGAGCGGATCATAATGCATTTTCGTGGCGATCCGTGTTCAGACACATCTATTGGTGGCAGCGGGCTGCTGACACGGATGTTACTTTTGCCGCACATCGACTCAAGCGACTCCCTCGTTAAAACCAAACGAGGAACGTCCTCATTAACATCGTCCCCATGGCACTCCCTCTCATTATCCACCCCGAATCGTACGTTGGAGTCCTCCCTGATCATAACAACTTCCCTCCTCGATGGGCTCCGCGGCTCACACCCCTTAAGGGGCCTTCGCGTTTGAGAGGCCATCGCCGACGGGCTGCCGTTATCGGCTATACTGCTCGCCGCGGATGCTTTCTGATTATGTGTAATACTCGCCTTAAAAGTTCTCGATGTCATGGAGCCTGGACTCGATGCTCTAGGACTCTTGCATGAGCAACCGCCCTTCCCATCCCGGCGGTAGAGTGGCGACCCAACCGACATTacctttttgtgtgtggtacCCAACCTGCTCCGTAGGACATTAATGGCAGCAGCCATGTCGATGCTACCAATAATAGAGTTACAAGGGGAGGCTCCCATTTGATGTTCAGCATCCGTTGGTGAGTCGTCAACAGCCTCGCTGAAACTCGCACACGATGGCGATAGCGATTCCTCTGGATATGATAGCGCTGTGCTGGATTTATAACTAACGTCACTTGACACAACGTGCGAATATGACGGGTCTGCAACGCCTCTGGCGAGCACCCCCACGCTCGTGTAATGGATATCATTATTAGGTGTCATCACTTCACGTTCCTGCTTGGCACTACCACCCTGATCTGTGCCAagattttcttcttcctgaCTTACACTCGCATCTGATGTAACCTCTCGTGGATTTGGACCCTCTGCCGGCATTTCGAGAGTTTTTAGCCTTTGCCAAATATTGATGAACCCGCCGCGGCGCACTCGAAAGAGTTTTCAACCGGATGCAAGTAGGTGGTAACGTACCGTAAAGGCAAGACACCTGCTGTCAAGCGACAATtaatgttaaaaaaaaaaagggcggCACCCCACTGGTTGTTCGAACAAGTACTGAGCTGTCTTCCAGTTCTCCTGCTTAAGGGTCCGCTTCACCTTATTTTCCCCAGCGCCTTCCCTTCGTTTAtgctctcttccttttcttcttcaatcgctttttctgtcttttttcaAGGACTGGAATCCACTGAACCGTCCCTATTTCTCTTCGCCTTTTCCGTTCGCGAAGGATCGCGCAGGCACGCACAcggcgcaaaaaaaaatgtgaggaaAAAGGTAAAGAGGACAAAAGAATCAGAAAGCACGAATCatttgagggagaaaaaaaaaacaacgaatgCACACATGAAGAGGACTAAGCGTTAAAGTATATGCACGCATCACCGCCACAAGTCATATCACAAAGACAAACGGTACGAGGATTTAACGACGCGTGGAGAGCAGACGCCGTAATTGAAGCACACGCAAAAACGGCAGGACGCtgcgaaaaggaggaagaaaaaaacgtgcACATGGCCTAACACCAAttgcagaagaaaagggggaggaatgAAAAGGCGTTGAATAGGCCGAATGAGGAACGCGTACGGAACACCAGAGGagtgggaaaataaaaataaaaacctgCAGCAACGAAGACAGTAACAACCAATCAACTAGCCcaggaaaaacaaagaaaaagggaaattatATCTTCAACACCCACGCGATAACTACTGAGTAAAAATAGATGAAGTACCCGCCCTCAGTGGCAAaacgagggggaaaaataattCCCGGCACGAACAAAAGAACACACAGTGACATCGTCAGCAGTGGGTCGCTTACAGTTTCTGCTTCACGCAATGGCGACAGTCCTCCTCCTTtacccttctctcttttgtaATGTCTCATTAGCGTATTTTATCTTTCTCTTCCGTTCACTTTCTTGTTTGCAACCCCCTTTtgttgcccccccccccgttcCCTCCCCATCActttgaatatatatatatatatatatacataaacatacatgtatatacAATTTAGCCGTTTACTTAGAAGAACCCGCTGCAAACGCTGCGCGCGAGCAGGgtaaaagaacaacaatctgaaaaggagaggggaaaatgaaaggggaaaaaagagaaatcaaAAATAATGATCATAAAAGTTGACTAACCGCTAACCACTTGACAAAAATCCGGAGCCAGAGTTCGCCCATAACcaactttcctcccttttcttcccctcccttcactCTAGGTTCACAACTACTCTTTACTTAcccttttgttatttaatACCAACCTCCCGTCCGGTGCAGAGTGTTGTCTCCACCAGTATGTGTGCGCCTGTGACACCTTATCCCTCATCTTTTTCTCATCCTGCTAGGACCTGTTCCAACCTTTCGAAAAAGTAGTGTGGAAACAGCCGAAGTTATTCTTCCTGccttcctctttgttttagttttcttatggttttttcctttcgtccttccttccttctttcttcctttttttcttttcccccttgccTTCCTCCCCATCCTCCTTTAGAAACAATACTAAAAGGATGGAAGGTGCATGTAGTCAAATCTAGCACTCGCCACACTTTGCACTCTCACTAACACACGTGCGAAGTCACCTTACCTCTACGCCAGTCTGCCCTTTTCAGTCCACCTTGATGCTTCCATATATTTTGCGAACAAACATAATTCCCGATGTGAGCCCCACTGCTCCCGCTGCCAGCCCATAGGCATACGATATCAATCCCATGTACAAGAAATACAGTaaagaggaagcaaaagtgTGAATTGCCAATTGCGTCATGTAGAAGAAAATCGAGTAAACGAAGAGCGGCACACCGAACCCACCAGGGATGAAGAATGCGGGCCACCACCACTGGTGATTCTCACGGCACAGAACGTAATATAGATGGAACACTGTGACAAGAGCTGTTATGATGACCCAAATAAAGCTCACCAACGCCAGAAACCCAAACACATAATACACCTGCCCAGACCACAGCGCCTGCAGGACAAAGTTGAGCTCTAATATGATTGTACATAGCGGAAAGATGGGAGGAACCACCAGTAAAAACAGAGTCCGATTCATATACGTCTGTGGTGGAATCTCGCGCGCTAAACGGCCAACAGCGACAGGATTAGCGAGGGACTCCTGGCGGAATGAGAACGAGGCGCCGAGGACGGTAAGTGGAACACTGATAAGAATCCACAGCGACAGTAGAATAAACAAGAGCGAAAATGGAATCGTTCCCGAAGAGCCATGGGAATAATTGATGATATTGGCGAAGGTGTAGACGCCAACGATGGCGCCAGGGAAGGCGCAGCCGCAGAAAAAGATGTGCTTCCACTCACATCGTCCAAAGTACTTGAGCAAGAAGCCGCACACGTACCCAGACACAACTGACATAAACACGAACAGAAATATAACAGCACTCAAAAGAGCACCGCGGCGGGCGGGAGAAAGGAAACCAAGCAAAGCAAATAACATTGTTCCGGCGCTCATGCCCAACACCTGGTACCCATTTCCAGTTAGGGCGGCAAGCAGTGGGGCGCGGTCTGGCGGCCGaaacacatcagcatgaacaAGCTTCCAACCGCtttcctcctcaccatcTTCCAGAACGGGGGAGTTGTAGCGGCTGAAGTCCTTGTGGAGAGTACGCATGAGAATGGTTGCGACAGAGGCGGCACACATGAGCACGACAACTAAACTGCTGCAGACATAAAGCCAGTGAAATGCAGGACTGGAATCTGCAACCGAGCTGTGGAGGTATTCATCCCACCGGGTGGCCCAAATAACATCAGATTTCTCCCATTTGACGCCATACGACCAGTGCACAACGGCTCCCCCACGCACATCATCGGTGGTAAGATAGTCTAACGCGCTCCCAGTGGCGGACATATCCGCATTACAACTCAGCCCGTCATCACTGTGTTTGATGCTATAAGGCGTGGCCTTAAGTCCAACTACCATGAATTTGTTAGGGTCATGAGGGGCATGATTGTACTTGATCACAAATTCAAGGTGATTGTTAATGAGTGTTTTACCGGTGCAGGCACTGGGCGTGCCAATCCAATAGCCGCGGTAGAAAGTGTGACGCATGTCCTTTGGGACGGAGGCACAATGAGCAAGCAAGTCCGGTGGCACCTCTCCGAAAACGGGAAGGTTGTCGATGTTCATGAAACCGCGATACCCCTTTTCAATGGAGCCCTCCAAGTCATCTATATTACTCAAAATGGTCTTAGTGTTGGCAACTGCGTCACAGTTTGGAAGCACGGTACAGTTCGtgtttttcttcatgtttgTGACGTACAAGGAATTCTGTATACGATCTCCCCATATGATTTCACCGATGGACTCGTCCTTTGTAATGATTTCACTCGGCCTACAGAAGGGAAGCGTGTAGTACTCCTTTGGGAACAACACCTGAAGTGAGCGAAGTGAGTTCACCCAAAAATGAACCTCGTCACCTTCAGCATAGTACCTGGGTTGAACACCTGGAATGTAAAAGGCGTCAGTCACAGCCAATGCAGAGATGAGGAAGGCAAAGACGCCAAGCGCAACACACGAGAAGCGAGTCATTCCGACCGCCTCCGCGTGCGCACGTGGGtaaatatgtaaaaaaaaaaatggcgatACGCTCAAAATAAGTGAAGAGAAGGTTTCtttaatgttgttgttttgggtgTAAGTGAGGGAAACAAAGATGTGGGTCAACAGAGAAGGTGAGAGGTGAAAGCGGTTAGTAAAAGAGCTCAAGAACGAAAAACTGGATTCAATGGAAGtcagagaaaaaatagaatgcACCAAATAGAGCCACGCACCGCGAAGCATGCCCGCGTGCAAGTGGTGCTCATTCTTTCAACAGGATGCCGTCCAAGGGACTGCAACACACTTTTCAAATGGGgtgaaagggagggggaacaaCGTAAAAACATGTCCGTAACTATAAATTTTTCGTTACACACGtgccaacgaaaaaaaaaaggaggtcaGTAAGAACGTGGTACCGGTGACATAGAAAGGATGGAAGACAATGACTCCCCAATTCACATCAGCAAAAACTCTCTTCACCACGCCAATGTCAAAAAGCCGAAGGCTGGACAGCAGCCACACCCCCGCTCTCCGCACGAACCACTCGCTGGGGCCTAATTGCGCAACAGCCTTCACCCAAACCTGCACGAGTAAACCCATTTGTATCGTACCCTCGCATTTCCATCACACCAAATCATTGCGCCATGCCGCACGAGTGGGGACGCTGTCGGTTTGACCAGAATTTAGCAAGGCAGACCTCTCAACAGACGTTTTCGCAGGGTTTCCAACATTTTCCCTTGCTCTGTATGCCCCATTTCCCCCAACAGCGCGGGACGTCACGGGTGATGATGCGAGGATGATGTCCTGCAATTCGCGACGCCTACAAATGACAGCTGTCATGCCGCATGTTATGCCAAACCCCGACACCACTGACAACCACCACGCAAAGCCACCGCCCGTTACTCGCCATCCCACCaagcagcagaagaaaaaatagatgaCATAGGTTGTGAAAGCAAAGTCTAGTGCGAATTTACGGCGTTGTATAGTGTGTGCGAGTGGGTAGGACACCACAAGTGCAGTCATCACGTGCATGAAAAAGAACCGCGAGGCGGACCCATCAGCCATGTCCTCAACATGAACCATAAACAATGAACGCAGTGGTATGTGGAAGCAACGACTAAGCAACTTCAAGTATGAAATGTTTTCGCtatgagagaaaaggagcagCAACACGCCTAACGCAACGCGGACCATGGCCATGATCAAAAAGAAGGCACTCACTACATGAAGTATTTGAACGGACACAAAACGTGGATCACTAAGCGATGCCCCCAAAGGGATCGCCATACGTTTCGCTTCACGTTGATACTTTAATCGCGACTGTACCGTCTCGTAACTTGTTTCTCCGCCTCAGCTGCCCACTCGGAGCCCGGCGCCCCTTTTTGGGTCCACCCaacttgctttttttttcttcttgtctgTTGTCGCCGAAGTCTCTTCagcctccccctcccttccttcactgCTTTTCAGCTCTACCACCAGAGTAATGAAGCAAAGGCATaggggaaaagtgaaaaaaaaaaacgagtcCGGGAAGAGCATCAGGGAAGCCTGGAACGATACACAAGTACACTGATAATTTCCATAAAAAATGAGAGAGGGTGACGTAGCGGTAGACGCTCCCGTAACAAACTATTTGTCCCCACCAAGAGAAACCCTGACAATAGTCGCGTCCCAGCGAGTTCGCTGCAAGTCGCACACCAACCACCTCTTCTCCGCACAGCACATACACTGGCATCACTCAAGAAGCCCAGACTGCACGATATGTGCCAGGTTGTGCTCCGCGCTTAGCAGAGTGTCCACCGCGCGCTGTAGCTCTGCCGGTAGTGGCCTCAATCCACTCCAATGTGATTTTGCCGCGGCCCTAAGCTCTAGAAGTGTACTAAGGGATTCAGACCCACGCGTAACAACGGGAACGAAGCCATCCACCACCGCTAAACCCGGCACATCATCCATGACGGCCAAAGTGCGAGGGTCATTGCAACATGCACTGGCCAACAAAAGCGCAAACGGGGTGGTAAATACTCCAAACACCGGTTGGATCATACAGTGAGTGTCCCCACTAGTTGGAATCTTGTCAAACGCGGCAAAACAAGGAAGCGAACTGTAGACGCGGCTGGATGCAGTGGCGCCAGCGCCGGCAGATCCATCTCCGCTTTTTGCCACCACCCCGCCCCGCGGCTGACTAACACCACAAGAAACAAGCAGAGGGGGCGGCACACGCACGTTCAGAACCCTCTTCAGATCCTTAGACTCCACTGTGACCTGCGACGTCGCATTATGAGCTACTGCCCTCTTCTGTACGAAAGCGCGCGGGAATGAGGCAAACGTAACAGCGAGGCGCAGTCGACCCTCCCGTGACGGCGCAAGTCCGTCTGTTAACGGTTGGCATAACGCTTCCGCTGTGGGAATAGGCGAAGAGGTAAGAAGTACCCTGAGAGGGTCGAAGGCGGGCACACTTGCCTCAACGTGCTCAACTAATCGCCGCAGCCTTGGGACTATAATGTTAAGGAAGCGCTGCGCATCCTCACTGAGAGCCGGCAACATAAGCTCAAGTACGTCATAACCACCAACCTCACCTCCACGACACGAGGAGCGGTGGCCATCAACAATTGACCCGCGGCCTGTTAGTGAAGATAACACTAGTGCTAGCACTCGAAGGCAGAGGTGTTGACAGTCCATCAAGAATCCAGCAAGGAGCAACTTGGCAAATTGCAGCGGCAGCGCGCCATTCACTGACACCTGCTCACCACCATGTTGGGGAAGCGGCGGTGGCACGCAAGCTGCTAGAAGCGATAACGCCACTGTTATTAGATTAACTCCCTCAGCATCGCCTTGCGATCTGCGCTCCAAATCCTCAGGGGAAGTGAGACCcatggaaatgaaaagatTGCGTGCGGCAGAAGGGAGTGTAAGAGGTTTGGGCGAGGTAAGTAATCCGAGTTCGCATTGAACCGCTGAAAGAAGCAACTGCAGTTCCTGTGAATCAAAAAATCCTTCCCCCCTTCGCAGAGATTGAACAAGTTGGGCATATTGCTCCGTTCGTGGTTtcgaaggaaaggggatttTATGCTCCGAGAGGAGTGCGTGAAGAGGTCCAATAAGCTTCCCTTCATCAGCGACGTGAGAAGCGCCTTCAACTCTCAACTGCGGGTGGGACCGGAACATCTGTGCAGTCGCCTGAAACGCCGACTTCAACTGAAGCTGTTTAAATAGCTCGGCGATGGCCCTGTTCCTTGATTCTTCCTCGTTGTCGCAATACTCGCCTTTACCTGTCATGCGCAGACCGCTCTCATCTTCCATTTCCAACAGCGTGATAAGCGTCACCTGAGAAGATGGGCCAGTTGTAGCACGCTCCTTTACCATCAAGCGCAATGGTTTAAACGGCGCATGCAACACCGTGTAAAGTGCCATGACGGACAGCTTACCGCGAGGTGTAAAGTCACGGAGGGAGGAATCGTATATATCCTTGCTCTGATTCCGCAGTATCACACGCTTACTGTCGGTTACGCCGTCCGGCAGACGGCTATTTTTTATAACACCAACTATGTATTCATAATGCATAGCGGCACGCGCCACAGATTCGTACCCTTCATCTCCCGCACCACGTGCCACAAAGTGGGTACCTAAAATTGGTTGCTCCACGAGGTACCGTCGGTTCGGTACCCTTCCGTACACTTCAAAGCGAAATGAGTACGGAGGTGGTGAAGGAAGTCCAGAGGCAGCACACTTCTGGGGCAGTTGAGACCTGGCATTTGTGAAGAGCGGAAGGGCTTCGACGATATCAAGACCGGTGTCCTCTAGCTCCACACCACTCCTGGGAGCTCTCTTCTGTTCAAAAAGCGCATCGAAAATTAGGTGTTCTTTGCACCTCTTTATGTATGCGCGGCAGGCGGTGAGGTAACTTCCCCACACGAATGGCTTCCGACACTCGGACCGCGGTGGTACCGTAGGCACCACTGGCTTCTCCTTATGCATATCGGGAAGACTCTTCAGTCCTGGCGGGGATTCTGTGTTGGCGGGCATCAGCGGGTCACCAGGCATGGGGGCCGGCCGACCCCTCCGACGTGCATTTCCAGCAAACTCCGCTTGCCTTGAACCACTGTAAACGGGCACGCCGAGAGCACCAAGCGTAAAGATAGCGTGCATGCAACATAAAGTATAGGCCTCCTTCTTCGTAGAGGCGCAGCCAACTGCATGTCGGCGGCCGAACTGTGTTGGTAGAGGAATTTCAGCAATGGCACGGTGCACAAACCCATGGAGAGGGCTGCTGACATTGTACTGTCTTGTTACGCGGGAGACATCGACACCCATTCGTCGGCAATAAAAGTCGAAGAGACGCGGCGCGGTCTGAAGGATATCCGACGAATGCACTGACACTAACTTCGACAAATCGCACAATGTGTCGTCTTTTAGGTCAACGGAAGTAGGTGCACTCGGGGCCATCGTACTTCCCATGCTTGGAGTGCTTGACGTGACGTCGGGGAGACGTTGTGAGGGCGGAGGCGACTCCATCGCCGGCATTTCTTCCTTCGGTACAGATTCCCGCATCTTCGTTGTCGCCTCTTTTGAAAGTCGCGCCCACAGGCACGACTTTTCGTGCTCTTTACGCACGGGTGGGGGAATACAAACAATTTGTCGTCTCTGTCCAGGTCCGAGCGGTGCCCAGCGCCCAAGGAGAGCTGCCGCACCGCTGTGTTTCTTCTGCAAGGCTGGAAGATCGTACATCGCAACCCCAATCTCGTCCAGAACGAGTTCAGCATGTACGGCGCACATCACCATCGCCTCGTCCTCCCTGTACGCCTCTCCGTGAGCCACTACACATTCAAATGTTTCAGGCACTGGCAACACAGCCTTGCATATCCAACGCTTCAGTCCCTCATCAGCGTCGCTACTGACAGTAGTTTTCAACAC
Above is a window of Trypanosoma brucei brucei TREU927 chromosome 3, complete sequence DNA encoding:
- a CDS encoding hypothetical protein, conserved (similar to Prothymosin alpha. (Swiss-Prot:P06454) [Homo sapiens;]), whose product is MKLIAKLGGGGSGNNTKELTISNPEATLNNLRTVIAINFRLPLGSFRLQHATFDLNDDKRLLRNIGIQDGDTITVVAKHEREESGSGSGKSKENGSAVPPPPTTAGTMEGNSEAVTGVEKSGTEEADGDEESEFDENDGSDGSDDDDDDDDGQEAMLARLFEVPNLIEMRQRFLADPEGVLRQISADDPVLLELIAKNRQAFLDLVCNDNFFEELQRDREEGVMTTEEDEEFDEEMLEEVMSQFLAAASDLDDEAVVEQQDEDGSETQRYLDRVPTEVEEEKIEQLMQLGFTREQCKVAFFKAKRSIERAANLLFENPPQL
- a CDS encoding endosomal integral membrane protein, putative, encoding MTRFSCVALGVFAFLISALAVTDAFYIPGVQPRYYAEGDEVHFWVNSLRSLQVLFPKEYYTLPFCRPSEIITKDESIGEIIWGDRIQNSLYVTNMKKNTNCTVLPNCDAVANTKTILSNIDDLEGSIEKGYRGFMNIDNLPVFGEVPPDLLAHCASVPKDMRHTFYRGYWIGTPSACTGKTLINNHLEFVIKYNHAPHDPNKFMVVGLKATPYSIKHSDDGLSCNADMSATGSALDYLTTDDVRGGAVVHWSYGVKWEKSDVIWATRWDEYLHSSVADSSPAFHWLYVCSSLVVVLMCAASVATILMRTLHKDFSRYNSPVLEDGEEESGWKLVHADVFRPPDRAPLLAALTGNGYQVLGMSAGTMLFALLGFLSPARRGALLSAVIFLFVFMSVVSGYVCGFLLKYFGRCEWKHIFFCGCAFPGAIVGVYTFANIINYSHGSSGTIPFSLLFILLSLWILISVPLTVLGASFSFRQESLANPVAVGRLAREIPPQTYMNRTLFLLVVPPIFPLCTIILELNFVLQALWSGQVYYVFGFLALVSFIWVIITALVTVFHLYYVLCRENHQWWWPAFFIPGGFGVPLFVYSIFFYMTQLAIHTFASSLLYFLYMGLISYAYGLAAGAVGLTSGIMFVRKIYGSIKVD